In Plasmodium brasilianum strain Bolivian I chromosome 1, whole genome shotgun sequence, a single genomic region encodes these proteins:
- a CDS encoding ferlin-like protein — translation MNFAKKTQYNIKVDIHEVKDLSFRESANEKEIIPNPYVEVTVNNEIKSTSKKNQAVNVVYNTSFNFSMDLTDYHFQRTSVDVCVLHKYTIQSALIGKCSFSLNDVYSKVQHWLYRIWVKLRNPDLPLDDVGYLLISVGVYGPGDSIPIVNDSVKANINEEICENKGLDIHITHYDLCINIFRGQDIEFIGSSTLFSNNLEPYVKVSHNGFEECTKVIRNDPNPVWNLSVHIPTCTPCYDKNIIIELINGEHNGVVIYSILLDFFEILKRELLPRWFNIYYNPQNQITPRSSVHTQQNVTIPVNTTNTQGSTNPLSNYLFSATAEKIFKNATQGININDILGVTKMQKMFTDDSLKDFYLYGGRIFLSVHATKTHAPGPICIKSAKVEPDPPNKEFIFCADIYEILSVHSNKAMNYHDNNTINDKLSYNNKYDSVGDSIICVCSLGPHKLKTPPLLPNEVGSYVLNESAGRIDEFRIFLPQNNNKQIYDIFLYIYVRSNLAVTDWITNRRNIYNTVLNNDYDPTDITNHQKLHKISSINKTSEDIYNDAEILNNYKLKSYVRIPFKYLLLNENKPKWFSMKNIETNVHDYNISFFANLVPYQSYRKRPQRLEYKLSRYFFRALIYEGLHFPAKGYDAFPDPYIKVELAGQTIKTSTILHTLNPNYYEAYEVEVILPTNLNLAPDISIEAFSVNQSFLYNEDVLLGSCSYPIMKVPVEWKKSPIWITLKSSQYKKCKAKLLVAFELVPLEKVLDDTYPFYDDIRPSTLPGHVSLFLVGIRMFKPLKDPSVTVCFGRDVDDTSQFLWHETTNKVISGKEGNWNFLKYFSLDVALPKRMQHHSFLEVRIEDRLLNSGFTGPGTNTTHAVNATNNTVLIGTAYITLNPLLPWLDQYEKNECIDLFKLHLLEEVLIEDAEKARKSYNTALIYKKSSMMSRKISNGNFGAHDTDEGGEEPEMVGIQVEAGVDVDPDADLDADLYTDLHTDVDIKGSDRNREFHSLSLNVLDEHLTILDEEGYEGEDDHEREDDFHRVKGDRNLNNDKEHPYSEAENTSRDNIKKDDKGIGGVDISGATKGYANGSNSADRNVLNNVNNGKDEHGISELQKKRRKNTKKYSSNEYVPYNDPDFANVRIEEALEYVCFKNADVDVDVEKNVHGDVEEQDTMRESTSSDKKLKLMDMNIFKGKHDDRGKNVVSSSVDGHNSTNDMHQKQSQAQAQWQGRTIYGFTEEMLNFQLSLADDDEQEEIQRDEMLYEYEVDMNADDLPYLRATIFRCTDSGIPEAVGYLKYICNVYDEKTIHLKKEMMKRCDNLVSEYKLTRNLVVRAYIIQARGLNPPSGATDITTYIWIKNSNEITNIPGGLSHNIKDIGHTKKQGYKPEFNRSYQLLCSFPDESIVQVCIMNQGSLSDEIIGYTYIDMEDRYFSPRIRQLMIDDAMPIELRSLKLENSTISHGSLRCWFEIFTEEFAQLNPVKILCSNEPDDYQLRLVIWKVSNAAIDDNSTISLFVRCIYTDEENEDRRDTDTHYNSKDGKGVFNWRIVYNIKIPTNATTIKVQVHNYALLSSNEPIGEATLDLASHFYRARKKKGFYHIPRFWLACKHPAHKNKIRGNVEIEASILPKSEAEVDPVGNGRDEPNKDPFLPPVTENRTYVDWITINEKFGAATASIMQGLKWTENINIPNYNGIIPPFSKTADQFS, via the exons ATGAATTTTGCTAAGAAGACGCAATACAACATAAAGGTGGACATACACGAGGTAAAAGATTTAAGCTTTCGTGAAAGCGCAAACGAGAAAGAGATAATACCAAATCCATATGTGGAAGTAACagtaaataatgaaataaaaagcaCTTCTAAAAAGAATCAAGCAGTGAATGTCGTATATAATACGtcgtttaatttttctatggATTTAACGGATTATCACTTTCAGAGGACAAGTGTGGATGTGTGtgttttacataaatatacaattcaGAGTGCATTAATAGGAAAATGTTCATTTAGTTTAAATGATGTATATTCAAAAGTACAGCATTGGTTATATAGGATATGGGTAAAATTAAGAAACCCTGATTTACCTCTAGATGATGTAGGTTATTTATTGATATCTGTTGGTGTATATGGTCCAGGAGATTCTATACCAATAGTTAATGATAGTGTAAAAGCAAATATTAATGAAGAGATATGTGAAAATAAAGGGTTAGATATTCATATAACTCACTACGATTTGTGTATTAACATATTTAGAGGTCAAGATATCGAATTTATTGGTAGCAGTACATTATTTTCCAATAATTTAGAGCCATATGTAAAGGTATCGCATAATGGATTTGAAGAATGCACAAAAGTAATAAGAAATGATCCTAACCCTGTATGGAATTTAAGTGTTCATATACCTACATGTACACCTTGTTATGACAAAAACATTATCATTGAACTTATTAATGGAGAACATAATGGAGTAGTTATCTATAGCATTCTTTTAGATTTTTtcgaaatattaaaaagagaatTACTTCCTAGATGgtttaacatatattacaATCCTCAAAACCAAATAACACCAAGAAGCAGTGTACATACACAACAGAATGTAACAATCCCAGTTAATACTACAAACACACAGGGATCTACTAATCCATTGAGTAATTACCTCTTCTCAGCAACAGCagagaaaatttttaaaaatgcaaCTCAaggtattaatataaatgatatattaggTGTtacaaaaatgcaaaaaatgtTTACGGACGATAGTTTAAaagatttttatttatatggaGGTAGAATATTTCTAAGTGTGCATGCTACCAAAACACATGCACCTGGACCGATATGCATAAAGTCAGCTAAAGTTGAACCGGATCCACCTAACaaagaatttattttctgtgctgatatatatgaaatattatctGTCCATAGTAACAAAGCAATGAATTATCATGATAATAATACTATTAATGACAAATtaagttataataataaatatgattcAGTAGGAGATAGTataatatgtgtatgtagCTTAGGAccacataaattaaaaacacCCCCTCTTTTACCTAATGAAGTTGGTTCTTATGTATTGAACGAAAGTGCAGGTAGAATAGATGAGTTTCGTATATTCCTACcacaaaataacaataaacaGATTTATgatatctttttatatatatatgttagaTCTAATTTAGCTGTAACTGATTGGATTACAAATAGGaggaatatttataatacagTTCTAAATAATGATTATGATCCAACAGATATTACTAATCAtcaaaaattacataaaataagttCAATCAATAAAACATCTGAAGATATTTATAACGATgcagaaattttaaataattataaattaaaaagttatgTTCGTATaccttttaaatatttactacttaatgaaaataaaccCAAATGGTTttcaatgaaaaatattgaaaCAAATGTACatgattataatatttctttttttgctaaTTTGGTACCCTATCAATCGTACAGAAAAAGACCACAAAGAttagaatataaattatctagatatttttttcgtGCTTTAATTTATGAAGGTTTACATTTCCCAGCTAAAGGATATGATGCTTTTCCTGACCCGTACATAAAAGTAGAACTAGCTGGTCAGACAATTAAAACTAGTACTATTTTACATACGCTTAACCCGAATTATTATGAAGCATATGAGGTAGAAGTTATATTACCTACAAACTTAAATTTAGCTCCAGATATATCTATAGAGGCTTTCTCTGTTAATCAATCTTTTCTGTACAATGAAGATGTTTTATTAGGATCATGCTCCTATCCAATAATGAAAGTTCCAGTTGAATGGAAAAAATCTCCTATATGGATTACATTAAAATCTTCACAATATAAAAAGTGTAAAGCTAAGTTATTAGTTGCATTCGAATTAGTACCATTAGAAAAAGTGCTTGATGATACATACCCTTTTTATGATGATATTAGACCATCTACCTTGCCTGGTCATGTTTCTCTCTTTTTAGTTGGTATAAGAATGTTCAAACCTTTAAAAGATCCATCTGTTACTGTTTGCTTTGGTAGAGATGTAGATGATACATCCCAATTTTTATGGCATGAAACTACTAATAAAGTCATATCAGGGAAAGAAGGAAACTGGAATTTTCTAAAATACTTCTCATTAGATGTAGCTTTACCTAAAAGAATGCAACATCATAGTTTTTTAGAAGTTAGAATCGAAGATAGATTATTAAATAGTGGGTTCACAGGTCCAGGTACAAATACTACACATGCAGTTAATGCAACCAACAATACTGTCTTAATCGGTACTGCTTATATTACTTTGAATCCATTACTTCCATGGCTAGAtcaatatgaaaaaaacgAATGTATAGACTTGTTTAAGTTACATCTACTAGAAGAGGTGCTCATAGAAGACGCAGAAAAAGCAAGAAAATCGTATAACACTGCTCTCATATATAAGAAGAGTTCCATGATGTCCAGGAAAATCTCGAATGGAAACTTTGGAGCACACGATACCGACGAGGGGGGTGAAGAGCCAGAGATGGTGGGCATACAGGTAGAAGCAGGTGTAGATGTAGATCCGGATGCAGATCTAGACGCAGATTTATACACAGATTTACACACAGATGTGGATATAAAAGGAAGTGATAGGAATCGTGAGTTCCACTCTCTTTCCTTGAACGTTTTAGACGAACATTTAACTATACTTGACGAAGAGGGCTATGAAGGTGAAGATGACCACGAGAGGGAGGATGACTTCCATAGGGTAAAAGGGGATCGTAATCTTAACAACGATAAAGAGCATCCGTACAGCGAGGCAGAAAACACATCTAGggataacataaaaaaggatGATAAGGGTATCGGAGGCGTGGACATCAGTGGAGCCACAAAGGGATATGCCAATGGAAGTAATAGTGCAGATAGGAATGTACTCAATAATGTTAACAATGGGAAAGATGAGCACGGCATCAGCGAACTGCAAAAGAAGAGGAGAAAGAACACGAAGAAGTATTCAAGTAACGAATATGTGCCTTACAACGACCCAGATTTTGCAAATGTGCGCATTGAGGAGGCGCTAGAATATGTATGTTTCAAAAATGCAGATGTAGATGTGGATGTAGAAAAGAATGTGCATGGAGATGTTGAGGAGCAGGACACAATGCGTGAAAGCACTTCAAGTGATAAGAAATTGAAACTGATGGAtatgaacatttttaaagGGAAACACGACGATAGGGGAAAAAACGTAGTATCGAGTAGCGTTGACGGACATAATAGCACCAATGATATGCATCAGAAGCAGAGTCAGGCGCAGGCGCAGTGGCAAGGTAGAACGATCTACGGGTTCACTGAAGAGATGCTGAACTTTCAACTATCTTTAGCGGACGATGATGAACAAGAAGAAATACAAAGAGACGAAATGTTATATGAGTACGAAGTAGATATGAATGCTGATGACTTACCATATTTAAGAGCAACCATATTTAGATGCACGGATTCAGGAATACCAGAAGCTGTTGGttatctaaaatatatatgtaatgtatATGATGAGAAAacaattcatttaaaaaaggaaatgatGAAAAGGTGTGATAATTTAGTAAGTGAATATAAACTAACTCGGAATTTAGTTGTTCGAGCATATATTATCCAAGCAAGGGGGTTGAATCCTCCATCTGGTGCAACTGATAtaacaacatatatatggataaaGAACAGTAAtgaaattacaaatataccAGGTGGTTTATcccataatataaaagatattggtcatacaaaaaaacaaGGGTATAAACCAGAATTTAATAGATCATATCAATTATTATGTTCTTTTCCAGATGAATCCATAGTTCAAGTATGTATAATGAATCAAGGTTCTCTATCTGATGAAATAATAGGTTATACCTACATCGATATGGAAGATCGATACTTTAGCCCGAGAATAAGACAATTAATGATAGATGATGCTATGCCGATTGAACTACGAtcattaaaattagaaaatagtACCATATCACATGGATCATTAAGATGCTGGTTTGAAATATTTACTGAAGAATTTGCTCAATTAAATCCAGTCAAAATATTGTGTTCAAATGAACCAGATGATTACCAATTAAGATTAGTAATATGGAAAGTAAGTAATGCAGCAATTGATGATAATTCTACTATTAGTTTATTTGTTAGATGCATATATACtgatgaagaaaatgaagaCAGAAGAGATACAGATACACATTACAACAGTAAAGATGGTAAGGGTGTATTCAACTGGAGaatagtatataatataaagataCCAACAAATGCAACAACTATCAAGGTGCAGGTTCATAACTACGCTCTTCTCTCTTCGAACGAGCCTATAGGTGAGGCCACTCTGGATTTGGCTTCTCATTTCTACAGGGccaggaaaaaaaagggttTCTACCACATACCCAG ATTCTGGTTGGCATGCAAGCACCCAGCGCACAAGAACAAGATACGAGGAAATGTTGAAATAGAAGCAAGCATATTACCTAAGTCTGAAGCCGAAGTTGACCCAGTTGGCAATGGAAGAGATGAACCCAACAAGGACCCATTTTTACCCCCTGTCACTGAAAATAGAACCTATGTAGACTGGATTACCATCAACGAGAAATTTGGAGCAGCAACTGCGTCTATTATGCAGGGCTTGAAGTGGACAG agaatataaatatcCCCAATTATAATGGTATAATCCCCCCTTTTAGTAAAACTGCGGATCAGTTCTCATAA
- a CDS encoding Dpy-19-like C-mannosyltransferase — protein sequence MSFFPLLQLAEIVLGTLWRFLNLKSVFATPYNFYVCSALFSQAASVGTLFFFSVYLGKSYISGVIFLMLFFSCFREKLIIRLEAFPLRENFASVHMWLNILLIYMILRKEKILNFQRGFLFLSSFLFFITWQFSVFASLTHIIALFAVDLLGYDIKAELQKILLTFFSSYITALIVSLFPRYLLFTYFPFVLVAIIITNSLYNNKWFNIEGKRRRRTWRHNNGGCNTGAINGEGINGEGINGEGINGEGINGKGINDKGINGKGINSAQANSEQINTVDMNKLLIYKSQGRNRYVGSKCKADKGREGEGMDDNLDQLRRRVSDEVKEQNMPNALKEIYIIQNYKFILMKGITSILLFLLLRVLIFFKEKHDSHVVSLLKVRLNLSVHNFDTMIYSLGSEFNPFSKDMFNMIKESAFLVGSPFILTDIYMIIRRNIFAFSRANAVNYAIYLLCLLACIYPFVKYFPKNEYMNLLHNDPTNLEKNMDLINWLKKNVKEKEALISDIPTSSFLRSTTNFRLILHPQYEDISLRKRVQDYYMLSACLPFSDAKRFYYEKYKVRYYVANIYRCVPSDDSINAFRIADKIDSNYAKCKDKECMRFCERVLYDNTNYKVLYRNGKFSVVYFVPKIIEDNTPYENFDELKYFNIKYFEPWLQRCKINDDKCALHIADVARSYLDILHYFRIGFILYRYVENNLLDNNTEVIFNVGEFYDFDYKKPEQANQFYKKAIDLIIHKEQSNLSGPIRGQVPFVSIPRKIHMISSYIYFLLETALYTGREQIILLYRNLHLLVKTALFALENGYYYEIVEAKWEENMRHKQEQEQEQKQEQPLQVRAHRGMDQTIKRDFYPKELDSILHDLCQNVVYIYENKHEHEEFELLYKNLWKLIKRLSHLTECVFDNFHIFENRPINAFDYFKFFYVYR from the exons atgtcgttttttccccttttgcAACTTGCAGAAATTGTACTTGGGACCTTATGGAGATTTCTAAATTTGAAATCTGTTTTCGCTACTCCGTATAATTTTTACGTTTGTTCTG cGCTTTTCTCCCAGGCTGCTAGTGTAGGCAcgttgtttttcttttcagtTTATCTAG GAAAGTCCTATATCTCTGgtgtaatatttttgatGCTTTTCTTCTCTTGTTTTCGTGAAAAGCTTATAATTCGGCTCGAAG CTTTTCCCCTACGAGAAAACTTTGCTTCAGTTCATATGTGGTTAAACATTCTACTAATTTATATGATCCTTAGAAAGGAAAAG ATCCTTAACTTCCAGCGCGGGTTTCTATTCctttcttcctttttgttctttatcACATGGCAGTTTTCAGTTTTCGCTTCACTAACTCATATTATTGCCCTTTTTGCTGTTGATTTGCTGGGTTATGATATAAAAGCAGaactacaaaaaatattattgacTTTCTTCTCGTCCTATATAACTGCATTAATTGTATCGCTTTTTCCAAGATATCTTTTGTTTACATATTTCCCTTTCGTGCttgttgctattattattacgaatagtttgtataataataaatggtTTAACATAGAGGGTAAAAGGAGGAGAAGAACGTGGAGGCACAACAATGGTGGTTGTAATACGGGGGCGATAAACGGCGAAGGGATAAATGGCGAAGGGATAAATGGCGAAGGGATAAACGGCGAAGGGATAAACGGCAAAGGGATAAACGACAAAGGGATAAACGGCAAAGGGATAAACAGTGCACAGGCTAACAGTGAACAGATAAACACTGTAGATATGAACAAATTACTGATTTACAAATCGCAAGGAAGGAACAGATATGTAGGAAGTAAGTGCAAAGCTGATAAAGGGAGAGAAGGAGAAGGGATGGATGACAATTTAGACCAGCTCAGGAGAAGAGTAAGTGACGAAGTGAAGGAACAAAACATGCCAAATgcattaaaagaaatatatattattcaaaactataagtttattttaatgaaaggAATAACAtctatattgttatttttattattacgagtccttatattttttaaagaaaaacatgATTCGCATGTAGTATCGTTGTTAAAGGTACGATTAAATTTgtctgttcataattttgatACTATGATATATAGTCTAGGGTCCGAATTTAATCCATTCTCAAAGGATATGTTTAATATGATAAAGGAATCAGCTTT TCTGGTGGGATCTCCTTTCATTTTGacggatatatatatgatcatCAGGAGGAATATTTTTGCCTTTAG CAGGGCCAACGCCGTCAATTACGCTATTTACCTTCTGTGCCTACTTGCATGCATATATCCATTCGTTAAATATTTTCCGAAGAATGAGTATATGAACCTACTGCATAATGACCCTACGAATCTAGAAAAGAACATGGACTTGATTAATTggttaaaaaagaatgtaaaagaaaaggaagcATTAATATCGGACATACCAACTTCAAGCTTCCTAAGATCAACTACAAATTTTAGATTAATTTTACATCCACAGTATGAAGATATTAGTTTACGTAAGAGAGTTCAAGATTACTATATGTTATCAGCATGCTTACCTTTTAGTGATGCTAAAAGATTTTATTATGAGAAATATAAAGTGCGTTACTACGTTGccaatatatatagatgtgTACCATCAGATGATAGTATTAATGCTTTTAGAATTGCCGATAAAATAGATTCAAATTATGCTAAATGTAAAGATAAAGAGTGCATGCGTTTCTGTGAACGTGTTTTATATGATAATACGAATTATAAAGTACTTTATCGTAATGGCAAATTTAGTGTCGTTTATTTTGTTccaaaaataatagaagaCAATACACCTTACGAAAATTTTGATgaattgaaatattttaatattaaatattttgaacCATGGTTACAAAGATGCAAGATAAATGATGATAAATGTGCATTACATATAGCAGATGTTGCTAGGTCCTATTTAGATATACTACATTACTTTAGAATAGGATTCATTTTGTATAGATATGTTGAAAACAACTTACTAGATAATAATACGGAAGTTATATTTAATGTTGGTGAATTTTATGATTTTGATTATAAAAAACCTGAACAAGCAAaccaattttataaaaaggcTATTGAtcttataatacataaagaACAATCAAATTTAAGTGGACCCATAAGAGGACAAGTACCATTTGTCTCTATACCtagaaaaatacatatgatttcgtcatatatatatttcctccTAGAAACGGCTTTATATACTGGTCGAGAGCAGATTATTTTGCTATACAGGAATTTGCATTTGTTGGTAAAAACGGCTCTTTTTGCACTCGAGAACGGCTACTACTATGAAATAGTAGAAGCAAAGTGGGAGGAGAATATGCGGCACAAGCAGGAGCAAGAACAGGAACAGAAGCAGGAACAACCACTGCAGGTGAGAGCTCATAGAGGAATGGATCAGACAATTAAGAGGGACTTCTACCCCAAGGAGTTGGATTCAATTCTACATGACTTATGCCAAAATGTAGTCTATATATACGAAAATAAACACGAGCATGAAGAATTTGagcttttatataaaaatttatggaaGCTCATAAAGAGACTCTCCCATTTAACTGAATGTGTTTTcgataattttcatatatttgaaaatagaCCAATTAATGCATTTGATTATTTCAAGTTTTTTTACGTGTATCGTTAA
- a CDS encoding Dpy-19-like C-mannosyltransferase: MFKLLVYFHFSNDEQINSEQIDDEQIDDEQINSEQIDDEQIDDEQINSEQIDDEQIDDEQINSKQIDDEQIDDEQINSEQIDDEQIDDEQIDDEQINSEQTNNKQLNNRQLNNRQKK; encoded by the exons ATGTTCAAGTTACTcgtttattttcatttctcaA acgatgaacaaataaacagTGAACAAATAGACGATGAACAAATAGACgatgaacaaataaacagTGAACAAATAGATGATGAACAAATAGACgatgaacaaataaacagTGAACAAATAGATGATGAACAAATAGACgatgaacaaataaacagTAAACAAATAGATGATGAACAAATAGACgatgaacaaataaacagTGAACAAATAGACGATGAACAAATAGATGATGAACAAATAGATgatgaacaaataaacagtgaacaaacaaacaatAAACAGTTAAATAATAGACAGTTAAATAatagacaaaaaaaataa
- a CDS encoding hypothetical protein (conserved Plasmodium protein), with product MMKGKKIKSMKSKYIRNQVKQTELECQILNKYLKKVEEERKIFDLSTVVLKKYNSYLNNNLINNIAFHYFRNVFLNTCGILFTNSYTTFESDSDNDMSKGTYLRASVKRSISDCTRNKYNNKKNRNANSNILSWVKLKKEKYKQLEKKKSIMSFVNPRKQGTTKINRSCYSYNTLKNYKKLIESQKSEDKLKWKISKLSFNGKEACNEANDEAEVEEDVQDENEYDSQSDSETDINIKLLKEKMNINNYEQARKKEEKKKKKKKNFSITTLNGYLDSKARDIKSPWINSHDFKKYVEEAESGNITKSGCTNKNNKNCKRIYDIGKKKKEKKGKKGKKGKNTYEEQMYTLDEKSFSYNSLSSSSSYYRNKNNMDRKKMNNTSYIDSYIDMIKKDKIFSYFENKTETKSSTFSDLMNNIKKLFFFGEKKDNENEDLESEKQNKQKGDFKILKYQCLVKSKRGKIYLCVCPNCAKKFYLLIKKGSNKKTISKVFPPSHFSSVVEYLKRQETQCLNEQKYEKCADSKSSQLEISSLKYFYESASFIENENSVNFCKCYTRMNDSNNNNNNNNSDNFFGNLDMLLYL from the exons ATgatgaaaggaaaaaaaataaagagcatgaaaagcaaatatataagaaatcaGGTAAAACAGACAGAATTAGAGTGTCAAATACTAAATAAGTATCTTAAAAAAGTAGAAGAAGAAAGGAAGATATTCGATTTATCCACAGTtgtactaaaaaaatataattcttatcTGAACAACAATTTAATTAACAACATcgcttttcattattttagaAATGTCTTTTTAAATACTTGTGGAATTCTTTTCACGAATAGTTACACAACTTTTGAAAGTGATAGTGACAATGATATGTCCAAAGGAACTTATCTCCGTGCTTCTGTTAAAAGGAGCATTTCCGATTGTACTCGaaataagtataataataagaaaaataggAATGCAAATAGTAACATATTATCATgggtaaaattaaaaaaggaaaaatacaagcaactggaaaaaaaaaagagcataaTGTCATTTGTTAATCCAAGAAAGCAGGGTACCACAAAAATTAATCGCTCTTGCTACAGTtataatactttaaaaaattataaaaaattaatagaaaGCCAGAAAAGTGAAGATAAgctaaaatggaaaattagTAAATTGAGCTTCAATGGAAAAGAAGCGTGTAATGAGGCAAATGACGAAGCTGAAGTGGAGGAGGATGTGCAAGACGAAAATGAATATGATTCCCAGAGTGACAGCGAAACAGACATAAACATCAAATTGttgaaggaaaaaatgaatataaataattatgaacaggcaaggaaaaaagaagaaaaaaaaaaaaaaaaaaaaaaaaacttttctATTACAACATTAAACGGCTATTTGGATAGTAAAGCAAGGGACATCAAATCACCGTGGATAAATTCAcatgattttaaaaaatatgtagaaGAAGCAGAGAGTGGCAATATAACGAAATCGGGATGTACAAATAAGAACAATAAGAACTGTAAGAGAATATATGACATAG gaaaaaaaaaaaaagaaaaaaaaggaaaaaaaggaaaaaaaggaaaaaatacatatgaaGAACAAATGTACACATTGGATGAAAAATCTTTCTCATACAATTCCTTATCATCCAGTAGCTCGTATTACCGAAATAAGAACAACATGGATAGAAAGAAAATGAACAATACGAGTTACATAGACTCTTATATAGATATGattaaaaaggataaaattttttcatattttgaaaaCAAAACAGAGACAAAAAGTAGTACATTTTCAGActtaatgaataatattaaaaagttgttttttttcggtgaaaagaaagataatgaaaatgaagatTTAGAAagtgaaaaacaaaacaagCAAAAAGGAGatttcaaaattttgaaatatcaATGCTTAGTTAAAtcaaaaagaggaaaaatttatttatgtgtttGTCCAAATTgtgcaaaaaaattttacttgttaataaaaaaaggctcaaataaaaaaacgatTTCAAAAGTTTTTCCACCATCTCATTTTTCATCCGTAgttgaatatttaaaaagacaAGAAACACAATGTTtgaatgaacaaaaatatgaaaaatgtgCAGATAGCAAAAGTTCACAACTGGAAATCAGTTCATTGAAGTATTTTTATGAGTCCGCTTCTTTCATTGAGAATGAAAATAgtgttaatttttgtaaatgcTATACAAGGATGaatgatagtaataataataataataataataatagtgataatttttttggaaatttAGATATGCTgctttatttgtaa